From Rhinatrema bivittatum chromosome 5, aRhiBiv1.1, whole genome shotgun sequence, the proteins below share one genomic window:
- the LOC115091599 gene encoding olfactory receptor 51G2-like, whose amino-acid sequence MIDVSNTSFNPSNFILVGIPGLEASHIWISIPLCLFYLIAVLGNCAILLIIKTEPSLHTPMYYFLSMLAVNDVGMSLTTLPTMLSVFWFNSTILDFDACLTQMFFLHSFSFMESSILFAMAFDRFIAICNPLRYATILTNPVIAKIGVAIVIKGISVVIPVVFLLKRLPFCKTNLLSHSFCFHPDMLKLVCADTKINNIYGLFVVVATAGVDSVCIALSYVRILMTVLRIASWEGRLKAFNTCVSHICAVLIFYIPMIGLSVVHRFGRNAPPALYTLMGNVYLLITPVLNPIIYSVKTKQIQRAVLRILCARRRQTSPRQAL is encoded by the coding sequence ATGATTGATGTCAGTAACACCAGCTTCAATCCTTCAAACTTCATCCTGGTTGGCATTCCCGGGCTGGAGGCTTCACACATCTGGATTTCCATCCCTTTGTGCTTATTTTACCTTATTGCAGTTCTGGGAAACTGCGCTATTCTATTAATTATAAAAACAGAGCCGAGTCTCCACACACCCATGTACTACTTCCTCTCCATGTTAGCCGTCAATGATGTAGGAATGTCACTGACTACATTACCCACAATGCTGAGTGTCTTTTGGTTTAATTCCACCATTCTGGATTTCGATGCCTGCCTGACCCAGATGTTCTTTCTTCATAGTTTCTCATTCATGGAGTCCTCAATACTTTTTGCCATGGCCTTCGATAGATTTATCGCAATCTGTAACCCTCTGAGATACGCAACCATCTTAACCAATCCCGTCATAGCCAAGATTGGGGTGGCCATTGTAATAAAGGGCATAAGTGTAGTTATTCCTGTAGTCTTTCTACTGAAAAGGCTGCCATTTTGTAAAACCAACCTGCTTTCTCATTCGTTCTGTTTCCATCCTGACATGCTAAAGCTCGTATGTGCAGATACCAAAATCAATAACATTTATGGCTTATTTGTGGTTGTCGCAACAGCGGGCGTAGACTCTGTGTGCATTGCCTTGTCATACGTGAGGATCCTTATGACCGTCTTGCGTATTGCATCGTGGGAAGGGCGTCTCAAGGCATTCAACACCTGTGTGTCCCACATCTGCGCCGTCCTGATCTTCTACATCCCCATGATTGGACTGTCTGTGGTGCACAGGTTTGGGAGAAATGCCCCTCCTGCGCTATACACTCTAATGGGCAACGTCTACCTTCTGATCACACCTGTCCTGAACCCAATCATCTACAGcgtaaaaacaaaacagatccaGAGAGCAGTGCTCAGGATACTCTGTGCAAGGCGGCGCCAGACCTCGCCACGGCAGGCGCTCTGA